The following coding sequences lie in one Tichowtungia aerotolerans genomic window:
- a CDS encoding D-2-hydroxyacid dehydrogenase: MKIVVTDGYALNPGDLSWEGLEQLGEVTVYDRTPPELVVERLRDADAMITNKVPVSAELLGQLPNLKYIGVTATGYNIIDIEACRERGVVVSNVPAYSTAAVVQLTWAHIFNLLNQVALHADSVRCGEWSRCKDFCYWKTPQPALEQMTLGLIGFGNIGQGVAATAKAFGVKVLVSTRTQRDVPDVEFVSREALLSRSDIVSLHCPQTPETEKLINAESIALMKPGAFIINTSRGGLIDEPALAEALNSGRLAGAGLDVLSTEPPAEDNPLISAKNCFITPHIAWAGTAARKTLMNQTVANLRAFLDGEPVNRV; this comes from the coding sequence ATGAAGATTGTTGTAACAGACGGATATGCGTTGAACCCCGGCGATTTGTCGTGGGAAGGGTTGGAGCAGCTCGGTGAAGTGACGGTCTACGACCGCACCCCGCCGGAGCTGGTGGTTGAGCGGCTGCGCGATGCGGATGCAATGATCACCAACAAAGTTCCGGTCTCTGCGGAGCTGCTCGGGCAGCTCCCGAACCTGAAATATATCGGCGTCACCGCCACCGGCTACAACATCATCGACATCGAAGCTTGCCGCGAGCGCGGCGTGGTTGTGTCCAATGTGCCCGCCTACAGCACGGCCGCCGTCGTTCAGCTGACCTGGGCGCATATTTTCAACCTGCTCAATCAGGTGGCGCTGCACGCCGACAGCGTGCGCTGCGGCGAGTGGAGCCGCTGCAAAGATTTCTGCTATTGGAAAACGCCGCAGCCCGCGCTCGAACAAATGACGCTTGGTCTAATCGGCTTTGGCAACATCGGGCAGGGCGTCGCCGCTACAGCAAAAGCCTTTGGCGTGAAGGTGCTTGTTTCAACCCGCACGCAGCGCGATGTGCCGGATGTTGAATTTGTCTCGCGTGAAGCATTGCTGAGCCGAAGCGACATCGTCAGCCTTCACTGTCCGCAGACGCCGGAAACGGAAAAGCTGATTAATGCCGAAAGCATTGCTTTAATGAAACCGGGCGCATTTATCATCAACACCTCGCGCGGCGGACTGATCGATGAACCCGCGTTGGCCGAGGCGCTCAACTCCGGCCGTCTCGCCGGAGCGGGGCTCGACGTGCTCTCCACCGAGCCGCCCGCGGAAGACAATCCGCTCATCAGCGCCAAAAACTGTTTTATCACCCCGCACATTGCCTGGGCCGGAACCGCCGCCCGAAAAACTCTCATGAACCAGACCGTCGCCAACCTGCGCGCATTTCTGGACGGAGAGCCGGTTAATCGGGTTTAG